Proteins encoded in a region of the Pseudomonas syringae KCTC 12500 genome:
- a CDS encoding carboxyl transferase domain-containing protein, producing the protein MSVSERRVSMLFDPGSFKEDLESQNTHFICGAGTIHSIKTYVAMSRGRDCEFQSNRQWSTAQQIIKTVGLARAAEAPLIYIQDKIGSNSDTDGFDTARVFSSDMSSLLLSSSGMGSVSASLAELAKLNLLMSVILGPTSGPLALPLMLADLVLMTRRGALCMGRPDMVKAMLAQQTDLYSLGGSDIHSTASGSVHLVFDDEAELFAELRRLLLYVMAGKSSPYGEFSTPLEVDFNRLLPPSHNIPFDVQHLVRSFVDSDSLIEIGASHAPEVLVGLASLQGQVFAVVANNSAHGGGVIYKRTARKMIHVIDLAGKMSFPILFIADIPGIMIGEEAEREGIFAAVADLFRAHRRCKVKKLLLVARKAYTGGVYAMSGPGFEPVAVLAYPDANIGVFSTLTMEKIIQSSSMTDAQRAVVSALDEEIRSPLLLKDKGLITDVISVRDTREAVFKYLFH; encoded by the coding sequence ATGAGCGTTTCCGAAAGACGCGTCTCTATGTTGTTTGATCCAGGCAGTTTCAAGGAGGACCTCGAGAGTCAGAACACCCATTTCATCTGCGGGGCAGGAACAATCCACTCAATCAAAACCTATGTTGCGATGAGTCGCGGTCGTGACTGCGAGTTTCAAAGCAATCGGCAATGGAGTACGGCTCAGCAAATTATAAAAACTGTAGGTTTGGCACGTGCTGCTGAAGCCCCGCTCATCTATATTCAAGATAAAATCGGGAGCAATAGTGATACTGACGGCTTTGATACAGCTAGAGTTTTTTCTTCAGATATGTCGAGTTTGCTTCTGTCCTCGTCCGGGATGGGCAGCGTCAGCGCATCGCTGGCAGAGTTGGCAAAACTCAATTTGCTGATGTCGGTAATTTTAGGGCCGACATCAGGGCCTTTGGCGTTACCTCTGATGCTCGCCGATCTGGTGCTGATGACTCGTCGAGGAGCTCTGTGCATGGGACGACCTGACATGGTCAAGGCGATGCTCGCTCAACAGACCGATCTTTATTCCCTCGGCGGGTCCGATATCCACAGTACTGCGTCCGGGTCCGTGCACCTGGTTTTTGACGACGAGGCTGAGCTATTCGCCGAGCTGAGAAGACTGCTCTTATACGTGATGGCTGGAAAAAGCTCGCCGTACGGTGAGTTTTCAACCCCGCTTGAAGTGGATTTCAACCGCCTGCTGCCCCCGTCTCATAATATTCCTTTTGACGTGCAGCATCTGGTACGTTCATTTGTCGATAGCGACAGCCTGATCGAAATCGGTGCCTCTCATGCGCCTGAGGTTTTAGTCGGGCTGGCCAGCCTGCAAGGGCAGGTTTTTGCCGTGGTTGCCAACAACTCCGCGCATGGTGGCGGCGTCATCTATAAAAGGACCGCCCGTAAAATGATTCATGTAATTGACCTGGCTGGGAAAATGAGCTTTCCCATTTTGTTTATCGCAGATATTCCTGGGATCATGATTGGGGAAGAGGCTGAACGTGAGGGGATTTTTGCCGCTGTGGCAGATTTATTCAGAGCACATCGCCGATGCAAGGTAAAAAAACTATTATTGGTTGCTCGGAAGGCGTACACCGGTGGTGTTTATGCCATGAGCGGGCCAGGCTTTGAACCTGTCGCCGTGCTGGCCTATCCTGACGCCAATATAGGCGTTTTCAGTACCCTTACTATGGAAAAAATCATCCAGTCCTCAAGCATGACCGATGCGCAGAGAGCTGTGGTGTCCGCATTGGATGAGGAGATCAGATCGCCGCTACTGCTCAAAGACAAGGGCTTGATTACCGATGTCATCAGTGTGCGAGATACACGGGAAGCAGTGTTCAAGTATCTGTTTCATTAG
- a CDS encoding integrating conjugative element protein, translated as MMIKRTSTMRRAAFLTIAFMSTLTAHSALAEIPGINASSSGSVIGDDVLYSVGGGNAVTMGTAGNMDSISIGGGWNSNLVCGNMSMNNTLQNQLNGATSGFQTIMGSMISNATSAVSSLPGLIIQRANPALYNLLTNGILQGRLDFDRSKGTCRAIADKMLDVAGGQMGWNKIAEGQAMSQAVKNGNTDAVSAVAQVEKQGGNDGITWLGGNKAGGSGQQPIKVVGDVTRAGYNLLNGRGAADTSSISPSACNNGMVCSTWSSPQAATTFANRVLGEQQQRTCEDCTKTTSTAGVGLTPLIQESYDSKLKALQELISGSKALTSENLTAASSDSLPVTRGVVEALRTEHDQDILAKRLASEVALSEVLGKALLLQRTMFTGSKEPNIAANDVALQAVSQQNSSLQQEIDNLKTELDMRRSLASNSPTAILQRAQSRKDSSKGIFQGDPTPDRLDQLQNPAKGN; from the coding sequence ATGATGATCAAGAGGACTTCAACTATGCGCCGCGCTGCCTTTCTGACTATTGCATTCATGAGCACCCTGACAGCCCATAGTGCTCTCGCCGAAATCCCGGGAATCAATGCAAGCTCATCGGGCAGCGTGATCGGTGACGACGTGCTCTACAGCGTTGGAGGCGGCAACGCTGTGACGATGGGTACGGCGGGGAATATGGATAGCATCAGCATCGGCGGAGGTTGGAACAGCAACCTGGTCTGCGGAAACATGAGCATGAACAACACGCTCCAGAATCAGTTGAATGGAGCAACTTCCGGATTTCAGACGATCATGGGGTCGATGATCTCAAACGCTACCAGCGCCGTTTCATCACTACCAGGCCTGATTATCCAGCGGGCTAATCCGGCTTTGTACAACCTGCTCACCAACGGCATTCTGCAGGGTCGTCTTGACTTCGACCGCTCCAAAGGCACTTGCCGTGCCATTGCTGACAAGATGCTCGATGTCGCCGGAGGACAGATGGGCTGGAACAAGATCGCCGAGGGCCAGGCTATGAGTCAGGCGGTGAAAAACGGGAACACAGATGCTGTCTCAGCCGTTGCACAGGTCGAAAAGCAGGGAGGGAATGACGGTATTACGTGGCTCGGAGGGAATAAGGCCGGCGGATCTGGCCAGCAACCTATCAAGGTCGTAGGCGACGTTACCCGAGCGGGATACAACCTGCTGAACGGACGCGGCGCTGCCGATACATCGTCCATTAGTCCTTCGGCCTGCAACAACGGCATGGTGTGTTCCACCTGGTCCTCGCCTCAGGCAGCTACCACGTTCGCCAACCGGGTACTGGGAGAGCAACAACAACGCACTTGTGAGGATTGCACCAAAACAACCTCCACTGCCGGCGTTGGCCTCACACCTCTCATACAGGAATCCTACGACTCCAAGCTCAAGGCGCTGCAGGAATTGATCTCGGGCAGCAAGGCCCTCACTTCAGAAAACTTGACTGCAGCGAGCAGCGATTCTCTACCTGTGACCCGTGGAGTGGTCGAGGCACTCAGGACTGAGCATGACCAAGACATTCTCGCAAAACGTCTTGCTTCAGAGGTAGCGTTATCTGAGGTTCTCGGCAAAGCGCTACTGCTTCAGCGCACTATGTTCACCGGCAGCAAAGAACCGAACATTGCCGCCAACGATGTGGCCCTGCAGGCGGTCAGTCAGCAGAACAGCAGCCTGCAACAGGAAATTGACAACCTCAAGACCGAGCTGGATATGCGTCGCAGCTTGGCCAGCAACTCACCGACAGCCATCCTACAGAGGGCTCAGAGCCGGAAGGACAGCTCCAAAGGCATCTTTCAAGGAGATCCAACGCCCGACCGCCTCGATCAGCTGCAGAACCCTGCGAAAGGTAACTGA
- a CDS encoding amidase family protein: MREIIKLESLCRALADGDIATAAVRGRALDTEARLVHLNCFIREGDAASQFGEADHAWKGTALWGVPVSFKDNICVSGLPLTAGTRGMSGFVADQDAAIVSQLKALGAVVAGKNNMHELSFGVTSINPHWGAVGNPVAPGYCAGGSSGGSAAAVASGIVPLSVGTDTGGSIRIPAAFCGITGFRPTTGRWSTAGIIPVSHTKDCVGLLTRTAGDAEFVYGLLSGKQQSFPLSRTGPCRIGLPVSMWSDLDCEVERACVNALSLLRKTGFEFIEIDDADIIELNQTLTFTVPLYEFFADLAQSLLSLGWKHGIPHIFAQVDDANVKGIINHHLVEGAIKPAHYLSALQNGEQLKRKMDDLFARHHIELLGYPTVPCQVPHLDHADRPEFFSQAIRNTDLASNAMLPSITIPVGPEGRLPVGLSFDAPRARDAFLLSNVSLIEKVLKG, encoded by the coding sequence ATGCGCGAAATAATCAAACTTGAATCGCTGTGCCGCGCATTGGCTGATGGCGATATTGCCACTGCAGCGGTGCGCGGACGCGCGCTCGACACGGAGGCGCGTTTAGTCCATTTGAACTGTTTCATACGCGAGGGTGATGCGGCCAGCCAGTTTGGAGAGGCTGATCATGCATGGAAAGGGACTGCACTCTGGGGAGTGCCGGTTTCCTTCAAGGATAATATCTGTGTTAGCGGTCTGCCGTTGACGGCAGGGACCCGAGGAATGTCCGGTTTCGTAGCTGATCAGGATGCTGCGATTGTCAGTCAACTCAAAGCCCTCGGGGCTGTGGTTGCTGGCAAGAACAATATGCACGAACTTAGTTTCGGGGTGACATCCATCAATCCTCATTGGGGAGCCGTGGGAAACCCCGTTGCCCCCGGGTATTGTGCCGGGGGCAGTAGTGGTGGAAGTGCCGCCGCAGTGGCAAGTGGAATCGTTCCGCTGTCGGTGGGGACCGATACGGGGGGCTCGATAAGAATACCGGCGGCTTTTTGCGGCATTACGGGCTTCAGACCCACTACTGGACGCTGGTCAACGGCAGGCATTATCCCTGTTTCTCATACAAAGGATTGCGTTGGGTTACTGACACGAACAGCAGGCGACGCCGAATTTGTGTATGGGCTGTTGTCAGGCAAGCAGCAGTCTTTTCCTCTGAGCAGGACGGGGCCCTGTCGAATCGGCCTACCGGTCTCCATGTGGTCTGATCTGGATTGCGAGGTGGAGAGGGCATGCGTTAATGCACTCAGCCTGCTGCGCAAGACAGGGTTCGAGTTTATTGAAATCGATGATGCCGATATTATCGAACTGAACCAGACTCTCACATTCACCGTTCCGCTTTACGAATTCTTTGCCGACCTTGCTCAGTCATTGCTCTCCTTGGGATGGAAGCACGGTATCCCTCATATTTTTGCACAGGTTGATGATGCCAACGTAAAAGGCATTATAAATCATCATCTTGTAGAGGGCGCAATAAAACCGGCTCACTATTTGAGTGCGCTGCAAAATGGTGAGCAGTTGAAAAGAAAAATGGATGATCTATTTGCTCGTCATCATATCGAGCTCCTGGGGTATCCCACTGTACCCTGCCAGGTTCCTCATCTGGATCATGCTGATCGACCAGAGTTTTTCAGTCAGGCCATTCGCAATACCGACCTGGCCAGCAATGCGATGCTTCCCTCTATAACAATTCCGGTCGGGCCTGAGGGGCGGTTGCCGGTAGGGTTGAGCTTTGACGCGCCCAGAGCGCGAGATGCTTTTTTACTGAGCAACGTGAGTCTTATAGAGAAAGTGTTAAAGGGTTGA
- a CDS encoding DUF3742 family protein produces the protein MSTNAKRDDGTAMRIGQSLGRGVAGVLRLEKALWSSLSRAGISKLIVSPVKWAVRLVMIGLLAFFAAWGLLYVLGVIAILAIVAGVMNTSATGDGLSHSLKEEELPYGMESNVFGQTKGWFDSDSGYK, from the coding sequence ATGAGCACAAACGCTAAGAGAGATGACGGGACTGCAATGCGGATCGGGCAAAGCCTGGGACGTGGCGTGGCTGGAGTGTTACGTCTGGAAAAAGCATTGTGGTCATCGCTGAGTCGTGCCGGTATTTCTAAATTGATTGTGAGCCCTGTCAAGTGGGCTGTCCGGTTGGTGATGATCGGTTTATTGGCTTTTTTTGCCGCCTGGGGATTACTTTACGTTTTGGGAGTGATCGCGATACTCGCAATTGTAGCCGGGGTGATGAATACATCAGCCACAGGCGATGGTTTGAGCCATTCTCTTAAGGAAGAAGAACTACCCTATGGGATGGAGTCCAATGTCTTCGGACAGACCAAGGGGTGGTTTGATTCTGATAGTGGATACAAATAA
- a CDS encoding TIGR03756 family integrating conjugative element protein translates to MNLRKPPAWAALALSISTWPAAAGTVTSATLVASTLSPDCLEYKVVGICYWLLCTPFGCKVKTSTKVRHFVPDAVVSSYSNTGENPWVEVSSLSSSTSYAQDGGDGTTNHNNEDSLAKFKNADVIGHPGGATFSKFASASGYACQGAATPYMPYLLSTLDTVAWRYGVPESVYPEALIPGRREVGGLTSGDMWGSVYPRSGFIHQADDYKAASVIAQRAGDVVTRSGQVHVYQPLLAQPQPGYWPAGELIETDATTGKWQELTPTLSQSCAVFPNSQPRVQATDGGYAWALWRPYSCCKREGQTFLGSTDFQ, encoded by the coding sequence ATGAACCTGCGAAAGCCTCCAGCGTGGGCAGCCTTGGCCTTGTCGATCTCAACCTGGCCGGCAGCAGCGGGCACGGTGACATCTGCCACCCTGGTCGCCTCAACCCTGTCGCCTGACTGCCTGGAGTACAAGGTGGTCGGAATCTGCTACTGGCTGCTCTGCACCCCGTTTGGATGCAAGGTAAAGACGTCGACCAAGGTTCGTCACTTCGTTCCAGACGCCGTGGTCTCAAGCTACTCGAATACCGGTGAAAACCCGTGGGTTGAGGTCTCTTCGTTAAGCTCATCAACTTCGTACGCCCAGGATGGCGGTGACGGAACCACCAATCACAACAACGAAGATAGCCTGGCTAAATTCAAAAACGCTGACGTCATAGGCCACCCCGGAGGAGCAACATTCAGTAAGTTTGCCAGCGCCTCGGGCTATGCCTGCCAGGGTGCTGCCACGCCCTACATGCCCTACCTGCTGAGCACTTTGGATACTGTCGCCTGGCGTTACGGCGTTCCAGAATCTGTGTATCCAGAAGCACTGATACCCGGCCGTCGAGAGGTGGGTGGTCTGACGTCGGGGGACATGTGGGGAAGCGTCTACCCACGCAGTGGTTTTATCCATCAAGCCGACGATTACAAGGCGGCATCCGTGATCGCGCAGCGTGCAGGTGACGTGGTCACTCGCAGCGGTCAGGTTCATGTCTATCAACCGCTTCTGGCACAGCCGCAGCCAGGCTACTGGCCGGCAGGAGAATTGATCGAGACCGACGCCACCACCGGTAAGTGGCAAGAGCTCACGCCGACCCTCAGTCAAAGCTGCGCGGTATTTCCAAACTCCCAGCCCCGTGTGCAGGCAACCGATGGTGGTTACGCCTGGGCGTTATGGCGCCCGTATTCCTGCTGCAAGCGGGAAGGACAAACCTTTCTTGGCAGTACGGACTTTCAATGA
- the iaaM gene encoding tryptophan 2-monooxygenase — MDDHFNSPSIDILYDYGPFLKKCEMTGGIGSYSAGTPTPRVAIVGAGISGLVAATELLRAGVKDVVLYESRDRIGGRVWSQVFVQTRPRYIAEMGAMRFPPSATGLFHYLKKFGISTSTTFPDPGVVDTELHYRGKRYYWPAGKKPPALFRRVYEGWQSLLRDGYLLEGGSLVAPLDIAAMLKSGRLEEAAIAWQGWLNVFRDCSFYNAIVCIFTGPHPPGGDQWARPEDFELFGSLGIGSGGFLPVFQAGFTEILRMVINGYQSDQRLIPDGISSLATRLADEVFDGKTLRDRVCFSRVGRISRDAEKIIIQTAAGEQRVFDRVIVTSSNRAMQMIHCLTDSESFLTRDVARAVRETHLTGSSKLFILTSTKFWIKNKLPTTIQSDGLVRGVYCLDYQPDEPSGHGVVLLSYTWEDDAQKMLAMSDKKTRCQVLVDDLAAIHPTFASHLLPVEGDYERYVLHHDWLTDPHSAGAFKLNYPGEDIYSHRLFFQPMTANSPDKDTGLYLAGCSCSFAGGWIEGAVQTALNSACAVVRSTGGQLSKGNPLDCITASYRY; from the coding sequence ATGGATGACCATTTTAATTCACCCAGTATTGATATTTTGTACGACTACGGTCCCTTTCTGAAAAAATGTGAAATGACGGGAGGCATAGGCAGCTATTCAGCCGGAACGCCCACCCCTCGGGTAGCGATAGTCGGTGCCGGCATCAGTGGGCTGGTCGCTGCAACTGAACTATTACGTGCGGGAGTCAAGGACGTTGTCTTATATGAATCGCGTGATCGAATCGGGGGACGGGTATGGTCTCAAGTTTTCGTTCAGACTCGTCCACGTTACATTGCAGAAATGGGTGCGATGCGCTTTCCTCCCAGTGCAACTGGCCTTTTCCACTACCTGAAAAAGTTTGGTATTTCGACGTCGACCACCTTTCCGGATCCTGGTGTGGTGGACACAGAACTGCATTACCGTGGCAAACGCTATTACTGGCCAGCGGGCAAAAAGCCGCCCGCATTATTCAGGCGAGTTTATGAGGGGTGGCAGTCTTTATTGCGCGATGGTTATCTCCTTGAAGGCGGTTCGTTAGTTGCCCCGCTGGACATTGCCGCCATGCTGAAGTCGGGTCGCTTGGAAGAGGCAGCGATCGCATGGCAGGGATGGCTCAATGTATTCCGAGATTGTTCATTCTATAACGCGATTGTCTGTATTTTTACCGGCCCCCATCCGCCAGGCGGCGACCAATGGGCTCGCCCTGAAGACTTTGAGCTATTTGGCTCGCTTGGCATAGGCTCGGGTGGTTTTCTGCCAGTCTTTCAGGCTGGCTTCACGGAAATACTCCGGATGGTCATCAATGGATACCAAAGTGATCAGCGACTGATTCCGGACGGGATATCCAGTCTGGCCACGAGACTCGCTGATGAGGTGTTTGACGGCAAAACATTAAGGGACCGCGTTTGTTTTAGCCGGGTAGGTCGCATTTCCAGAGACGCTGAAAAAATCATCATCCAGACGGCAGCAGGAGAACAGCGCGTATTTGATCGAGTGATTGTCACCAGCAGTAATCGGGCCATGCAAATGATTCACTGCCTCACGGACAGCGAGAGCTTTCTGACTCGTGATGTCGCTCGTGCTGTCCGGGAAACCCACCTGACAGGATCATCGAAGCTTTTCATTCTCACCTCTACCAAATTCTGGATAAAAAACAAACTTCCGACCACAATCCAGTCGGACGGTTTGGTGCGCGGCGTCTATTGTCTGGATTATCAGCCCGATGAACCTTCTGGTCATGGCGTGGTTCTGCTCAGTTACACATGGGAGGACGACGCTCAAAAAATGCTGGCGATGTCTGACAAGAAAACGCGTTGTCAGGTGCTGGTTGACGACCTTGCTGCGATACACCCGACATTCGCCAGTCATCTCCTGCCTGTTGAGGGGGATTATGAGCGGTATGTATTGCACCATGACTGGCTCACCGATCCCCATTCTGCAGGCGCTTTCAAACTCAATTACCCCGGCGAGGATATTTACTCGCATCGATTGTTCTTTCAACCGATGACAGCGAACAGTCCCGATAAAGACACGGGTCTCTATCTGGCTGGCTGCAGTTGCTCTTTTGCCGGAGGGTGGATCGAAGGTGCTGTCCAGACAGCATTAAATAGTGCGTGCGCAGTGGTGCGTAGCACCGGAGGGCAATTGTCAAAAGGCAACCCGCTGGACTGTATCACCGCCTCCTATAGGTATTAA
- a CDS encoding conjugal transfer protein TraG N-terminal domain-containing protein, whose translation MILHTNDYLEYYLTLVGWLINGGIWNMIEDSGLFAAPFAAIVISEWLRARGEGADEGNKGVLSLARVENRFYTAILVIILACMPLVNVSIDTIQFDRSRSEQCQYSIPNPTDTGWETSFSTLNGKSATVPVWWLFVHAMSKAATAASVAAIPCGVDLQQVRMDVNKARINDPLLAQEVADFTNDCYARARAKLFMTQPTLSNDQLNDVNWIGSHFFLQTSGYYSDGFSGFRSHTPRTKWPYDATRDAGLPQTTGGGGFPTCTQWWSDGTVGLRARLLEQVSPDLLSKLAQWAKFITQTEVSDSVIRDLVSPRKQQLTQGQVYSDYGGQVGGSVLNDFTRLAATAGQAAGSLVMYPAMDSVRQAAPMVMAFLKMALIICIPFVLVIGAFDLKVVMTVTFAAFALIFVDFWFQLARWVDSTILDALYGNGIGSNVPHTNFDPVFGASNAQGDLLLDFVMGAMFLVLPSFWVVALGWTGMKLGSLMNGLSEGTKSAQAAGGKGAGEIINQIKK comes from the coding sequence ATGATCTTGCACACGAATGACTACCTTGAGTATTACCTGACGTTGGTCGGATGGCTCATAAACGGCGGCATCTGGAACATGATCGAGGACAGCGGGCTCTTCGCAGCCCCCTTTGCCGCCATTGTCATCAGCGAATGGCTCAGAGCCCGCGGTGAGGGAGCTGATGAGGGCAACAAGGGCGTCCTCTCGTTGGCCCGAGTAGAAAACCGGTTCTACACGGCAATCCTAGTCATCATCCTGGCTTGCATGCCTCTGGTAAACGTCAGCATTGATACCATCCAGTTCGACCGAAGCCGCTCAGAGCAATGCCAATACTCAATACCCAATCCAACTGATACAGGCTGGGAAACATCCTTCAGTACGCTGAACGGTAAAAGCGCCACAGTGCCCGTCTGGTGGCTGTTTGTGCATGCGATGTCCAAGGCAGCAACTGCGGCCTCAGTCGCAGCTATTCCCTGTGGAGTGGACTTGCAACAGGTCCGGATGGACGTCAACAAGGCCCGCATCAACGATCCGCTGCTTGCCCAGGAGGTCGCTGACTTCACGAACGATTGCTACGCACGTGCGCGCGCAAAGCTGTTCATGACCCAGCCTACCCTCAGCAATGATCAACTCAACGACGTCAACTGGATCGGTTCGCACTTCTTCCTGCAAACATCCGGCTATTACAGCGATGGTTTCTCTGGGTTCAGGTCGCACACTCCCCGAACCAAATGGCCCTATGACGCAACCCGGGACGCGGGCCTGCCACAAACCACTGGTGGTGGTGGGTTTCCTACATGCACTCAATGGTGGTCGGATGGAACCGTCGGGCTCAGAGCCAGGCTGCTGGAACAAGTCAGTCCAGATCTGCTGAGCAAGCTTGCTCAGTGGGCAAAATTCATTACCCAGACCGAAGTGAGCGACTCGGTCATCCGGGATCTGGTCTCTCCGAGGAAGCAGCAACTGACCCAGGGTCAGGTTTATTCAGACTATGGCGGTCAAGTCGGTGGCTCTGTGCTAAATGACTTTACACGCCTTGCAGCTACAGCTGGTCAGGCAGCAGGATCTCTTGTGATGTATCCAGCCATGGACAGTGTAAGGCAAGCAGCGCCCATGGTGATGGCCTTCCTAAAGATGGCTCTCATCATTTGCATTCCGTTTGTACTGGTGATCGGGGCGTTCGACTTGAAAGTCGTGATGACGGTGACTTTCGCAGCATTTGCCTTGATTTTCGTGGACTTCTGGTTCCAGCTGGCACGATGGGTAGACAGTACGATTCTCGATGCACTCTACGGCAACGGGATCGGCAGCAACGTTCCTCACACCAATTTTGACCCAGTGTTTGGGGCCAGCAATGCCCAAGGAGACTTACTGCTGGACTTCGTAATGGGTGCGATGTTCCTGGTACTTCCAAGCTTTTGGGTAGTTGCCTTGGGTTGGACCGGAATGAAGCTTGGTTCACTCATGAACGGGCTAAGCGAGGGAACAAAGTCGGCCCAAGCGGCAGGGGGAAAAGGGGCTGGAGAAATTATAAATCAGATAAAAAAATAA
- a CDS encoding TIGR03757 family integrating conjugative element protein, translated as MSPSSPYRFSCKNRMTFLILIAAIQVPFANAETWIVTDRNHPVQAPARVRLILLDESERLEAKLSEGLPANQQQAIAIMQQRLKSSDAQRLQRDLALAQQDLVDAWSMGVTKVPAVVVDRKFVVYGETNATAAENRVAQWRAASNHQNASGQGDAPR; from the coding sequence ATGTCCCCCTCCAGCCCCTATCGCTTCAGCTGCAAGAACCGCATGACCTTCCTGATCTTGATTGCGGCCATACAGGTCCCCTTCGCGAACGCGGAGACGTGGATCGTTACTGACCGGAACCACCCAGTTCAGGCACCGGCACGTGTTCGGCTGATCCTCCTGGACGAATCAGAAAGGCTTGAGGCCAAGCTCTCTGAAGGACTGCCGGCTAATCAGCAGCAAGCCATCGCAATCATGCAGCAACGCCTCAAGAGCAGCGATGCGCAGCGCTTGCAACGAGATCTGGCTTTAGCTCAACAAGATCTCGTAGACGCTTGGAGCATGGGGGTAACGAAGGTGCCTGCAGTGGTGGTCGACCGCAAGTTTGTTGTGTACGGCGAAACCAACGCTACGGCGGCTGAAAATCGCGTTGCCCAGTGGCGCGCCGCCTCCAATCATCAGAACGCATCTGGCCAGGGAGATGCCCCGCGATGA
- a CDS encoding HNH endonuclease, which yields MSKANSYSVCALCGVPLIGRSRSKEHIIPNAIGGRLKTAGFICDECNNTKGKSWDAALAKQLNWFSLSFGISRERGEPPGQLVNTVDGRQYMLASNGSFYPKSSYSEELVDGSKKIHMVAASIQEATKRLKGVAKKHTSFDLEQALSELKMQTAYLESPLEVELSLGGMECGRSLVKTALAYASYCGVKIREFGRALDFLLNNEAEPPYGHAYLSDLVINRDRTTMFHCVAVKSDLEKKRLWSYIEYFGMFRVLVLINDDYEGPMVDSTHAINPVTEQESTLP from the coding sequence ATGAGCAAGGCAAATTCATATAGCGTTTGCGCCTTATGCGGTGTGCCTTTGATAGGACGGTCGCGGTCCAAAGAGCACATCATTCCAAACGCTATAGGCGGGCGTCTAAAAACCGCTGGTTTCATTTGTGACGAGTGCAATAACACGAAGGGCAAAAGCTGGGATGCAGCTCTCGCCAAACAGCTCAACTGGTTTTCGCTGTCGTTCGGCATCAGCAGAGAGCGCGGTGAACCGCCGGGACAGCTGGTGAATACTGTGGACGGTCGTCAATACATGCTCGCATCAAACGGATCCTTTTACCCCAAATCGAGTTACTCAGAAGAGCTAGTCGATGGCAGTAAAAAGATCCACATGGTCGCGGCATCAATCCAGGAGGCGACGAAGAGGCTCAAAGGAGTTGCTAAAAAGCATACTTCATTCGACCTAGAGCAGGCCCTTTCTGAGTTAAAGATGCAGACTGCCTATCTTGAAAGCCCACTTGAGGTGGAATTGAGTCTCGGTGGCATGGAGTGTGGGCGCTCGCTGGTTAAGACCGCGCTGGCATATGCTTCCTATTGCGGAGTGAAAATCAGAGAGTTTGGTCGGGCGCTCGATTTCCTGCTGAATAATGAAGCTGAGCCGCCTTACGGGCACGCTTACCTGAGTGATCTGGTGATCAACCGGGACAGAACCACTATGTTCCATTGCGTTGCTGTGAAGAGTGATTTAGAGAAAAAAAGACTGTGGTCCTACATCGAATACTTTGGAATGTTTCGCGTGCTGGTTCTGATCAATGACGATTACGAAGGCCCGATGGTTGATAGCACACATGCGATCAACCCGGTAACGGAACAGGAGTCGACGTTGCCGTAG
- a CDS encoding DUF2971 domain-containing protein, whose product MILYKYYDADGGRAALKSRRLGFRTPSNFNDPFELTALSNGDGSMSKMVTLRQQIERLKKQIGILSLTRSPFNPLMWAHYGREHTGVVIAYDVSDDFLNSQEYNLIPADTGDVIYTHTKSPFKMTPETMGALLQVYQQGFGGRLPRPTNSKPWHVVCS is encoded by the coding sequence TTGATTCTTTACAAGTATTACGACGCAGACGGTGGCCGGGCGGCTTTGAAAAGCCGAAGGTTGGGATTCCGCACACCTTCGAATTTCAATGATCCGTTTGAACTCACTGCTTTATCAAACGGCGACGGGTCGATGTCGAAGATGGTCACCCTTCGGCAACAGATTGAGCGATTGAAGAAGCAGATCGGCATTCTTAGCCTAACCCGTAGCCCGTTCAATCCCCTGATGTGGGCTCACTACGGCAGAGAGCATACCGGCGTGGTTATTGCCTATGACGTAAGCGACGATTTCTTGAATTCGCAGGAATACAACCTCATCCCTGCGGACACTGGCGATGTAATTTATACGCATACAAAATCCCCTTTCAAAATGACCCCGGAGACAATGGGCGCACTACTCCAGGTCTACCAACAAGGTTTTGGGGGGCGGCTGCCCAGACCTACGAACAGCAAGCCTTGGCACGTCGTCTGTTCCTGA